One window of Calypte anna isolate BGI_N300 chromosome 9, bCalAnn1_v1.p, whole genome shotgun sequence genomic DNA carries:
- the ZBBX gene encoding zinc finger B-box domain-containing protein 1, which produces MNINDFVILPGSKTGTSVRLKTKTVRELQLEKAQLETENKEMEKRLQQLQLNMRREKEQRKKSSAYHWKSGQAGAMITQARVLPQSKEKSNKVPSGKARLKILKEQIQESVTELFKDEMANSVAHEKSEVKKLACGLGEIQSALLEAAADTRAGKLEVIDHFMREVNLSESKMNHEQKKVNSKYQVTSDKFSSLPPSADSTEELSSESTCTGLENQDKGLLLNGAFNEEESAKSFQKALLQWRRRNRGHREQLHASDALSGMIESVGICEVQTNLTVRKEPVQIEFKKDGLSYLEKLLLKKYRRTPVEQMSGIKDLRAVEPQDVHQAVTGEEGEGDDDIDDLTVEEVKRYWKSVFREDVPNTLSESADFKESCLKIELLDDSYGKDLEGLSNFVVMEAGAIGMNKQRKTDLLEQMERNPVSNKEISQEKMSVCSHLERNAVQKESVKLKMTRSLSSCKLPEKISNPTELMSSKYLLETLQKPQKGSQQLDSICNSHSLLLPVLTKSSVLQDVAKRQKSVPTQYWGFEGFFVVGANPKPGVLGARSSLCAVSSHRDSKVPFPVSGDGKWVTERSLGEYAADSVVQGVLEGQLKRPSSGLGMQKRISAPVVAQRSCPGNDSRRPWPTNIPHCKMTGNCPKNTQPRPESSSMDVFRDDTEVAKYKCLDIATQDECLWEDLADQEALLTLEKELQSYTGPEKHYSLLTEDATSSSKCSEKILADTTVFHKNLELKDHSRVDTIRGWDESQMDDEEEILEDKQQVLALQ; this is translated from the exons ATGAACATCAACGATTTTGTAATACTCCCAGGCTCAAAAACTGGAACCTCAGTGAGATTAAAAACTAA AACTGTCAGGGAATTGCAGCTGGAGAAGGCACAgttggaaacagaaaacaaagagatggagaagagatTACAGCAACTGCAGTTGAAcatgagaagagaaaaagagcagagaaa GAAATCAAGTGCTTACCATTGGAAAtctgggcaggcaggagcaaTGATCACTCAAGCCCGAGTTCTGCcacaaagcaaagagaagagtAATAAG GTTCCTTCAGGAAAAGCCAGGTTGAAAATACTCAAAGAACAGATCCAAG agtcAGTGACAGAACTATTTAAGGATGAAATGGCAAATTCTGTAGCTCATGAAAAATCTGAAGTGAAGAAGCTAGCATGTGGACTGGGTGAAATTCAGAGTGCTCTGCTG gaggctgcag CAGATACACGTgctggaaagttggaagtcaTTGATCACTTCATGAGGGAAGTAAATCTGAGTGAATCAAAAATGAATCATGAGCAGAAGAAAGTGAATAGCAAGTATCAGGTCACATCAGACAAGTTTTCATCTCTTCCACCATCAGCAGACAGTACTGAG GAACTGTCCTCAGAATCAACTTGTACAGGCCTTGAAAATCAGGACAAAGGATTATTACTAAATGGTGCATTTAATGAGGAGGAATCTGCAAAGtcttttcagaaagctttgctCCAATGGAGAAGACGTAATCGTGGTCACAGAGAACAGCTGCATGCCAGTGATGCCCTATCAGGTAtgattg AATCTGTGGGAATTTGTGAGGTGCAGACCAATCTTACTGTTAGGAAGGAACCTGTGCAAATTGAGTTCAAGAAAGATGGCCTGAGCTACCTGGAGAAACTCTtgctgaagaaatacagaag aactCCTGTTGAGCAAATGAGTGGTATTAAAGATTTAAGGGCAGTGGAACCACAGGATGTGCATCAGGCTGTgactggagaagagggagaaggagatgATGACATTGATGACTTAACAG TTGAAGAGGTGAAGAGATATTGGAAGTCTGTTTTTAGAGAGGATGTACCCAACACTCTTTCTGAAAGTGCAGATTTCAAAGAGTCCTGTTTGAAAATTGAGCTTCTTGATGAT tccTATGGCAAGGACTTGGAAGGATTGTCCAACTTTGTGGTGATGGAAGCTGGGGCTATTGGAATgaataagcaaagaaaaactgatCTACTGGAGCAGATGGAAAG AAATCCTGTTTCTAATAAAGAAATTTCTCAAG AAAAAATGTCTGTCTGCAGTCACCTGGAAAGAAATGCAGTGCAAAAGGAGAGTGTGAAACTGAAGATGACAAGATCACTTAGTTCCTGCAAACTACCTGAGAAGATCTCTAACCCTACTGAGTTAATGAGCAGCAAATACCTCCTGGAGACACTGCAGAAACCTCAGAAAGGTTCACAGCAGCTGGACAGCATCTGCAATAGCCATAGCTTGCTTTTACCTGTACTTACAAAGTCTTCAGTG TTACAGGATGTAGCCAAAAGACAGAAATCTGTTCCTACACAGTACTGGGGATTTGAAGGTTTCTTTGTTGTAGGTGCAAACCCTAAACCAGGAGTGCTTGGAGCACGTTCTTCACTGTGTGCTGTCTCTAGCCACAGGGACAGTAAGGTGCCATTTCCAG tttcaggagaTGGGAAGTGGGTTACTGAAAGGAGCTTGGGTGAATATGCTGCTGACTCTGTAGTTCAAGGTGTGTTAGAAGGTCAGCTGAAGAGACCTTCAAGTGGTTTGGGGATGCAGAAGAGAATTTCTGCACCAGTGGTAGCACAGAGGTCATGTCCAG gGAATGATTCTAGAAGACCTTGGCCAACAAATATCCCACACTGTAAAATGACTGGAAATTGTCCAAAAAACACACAGCCAAGACCAGAAAGTTCATCTATGGATGTGTTCAGAGATGACACTGAGGTAGCAAAGTACAAATGTCTTGATATAGCTACACAAGATGAGTGTCTCTGGGAAGACCTTGCTGATCAGGAAGCCTTACTTACTCTGGAAAAAGAATTACAGAGTTACACAG GTCCTGAAAAACATTACAGCTTGCTTACTGAAGATGCAACCTCTTCCAGCAAATGCTCAGAGAAAATACTTGCAGACACTACAGTTTTCCACAAAAACCTGGAGCTAAAAGACCACAGCAGAGTTGATACTATCAG GGGCTGGGATGAAAGCCAAATGgatgatgaggaagaaattctggagGATAAGCAACAAGTCCTTGCATTACAGTGA